Proteins co-encoded in one Candidatus Thiodictyon syntrophicum genomic window:
- a CDS encoding right-handed parallel beta-helix repeat-containing protein: protein MADQGPDAIDCTAAQGWDGIAAALARAAARVGAAPGAGALVRLGAGDYRGTTPLAVPAGVTLAGDPGARLIWAGAGSALTLTGVAGAGVEGLAIEVEAGLHPEPAPERSDEALILLVDCTGVRVIGCTLSGGGDHFHGVLARRSQGVRVADCRVSGCRNGILFDSSRGRVAGNDCWGNCRSGIGLWRDRESPDEPSEADLMANRCHDNHQSGIGFFSSQGRAEGNDCWGNGYSGIHIERDPKSLDEPSEADLTANRCHDNQTSGINFSSSQGRAEGNDCWGNGLFGICLQRGQNSTDEPSKADLTANRCHHNQQNGIVFLSSHGRAEGNDCWGNGRSGIVLQRDSDSPNEPSKADLTANRCHHNQEHGIKFVSYHGCVTGNDCWSNGGSGIALRRMDDSSPPSEADLTDNHCDHNLESGIAFLAANGRCDGNRCWGNRGGDGIARPRWDAWNFFRPVGDSALTEVRHDTEAPDPAESAARRRGKRLDLALVETLAALAEAPAGPHGGGDPEALADFLMSGCADCFTRFWFGPRPPAPAAAASAPETDPADAVSTGEAGATEAQVYRLDRVPERPDDHRIELRRLSALPPGPADGAADLPLTVPVSLPLSLFFAALVRAWLAGAAPCWSLALVCADAAALESDLARLRCSAPARLHTLTQRWRQERPDPPTKGRCRAPRLSLLELDGTGRTGEGLRARLETAMLAPRQPWPPAEEGGALRQGLRWVGTLAGALVRPLTGLGGPRGAEQWREIWWLPAGTALGLLLLALGLGALLVWTLADQTGVDALGILRDGKGPAASWPGLALSGMPGRLDALAGALWAGWRELDPWLQGGGLLMLVLAIWAWLEALNRFLPHELRLRLLGSKAIADWAWDELQNYSFGLLRRLVGSPVGRRLGAFLDRLEQAAGRRWLRHRLFGGPWGRPDLALLVLRGQGALDAADLDWVRALPGLRRRGQGLLVLTQVGDLSSLPAAWLCQVLGEAAAPGAASPWDRALVAQDTASAAIFPPPVVVAHPDAPRDSPAPDAGQPGGDQKTLDQLVEVLGYAGNKDPDGLANTLADTGWTPLNLLPVLVVGSTPAVQLILTRKAVAFWNQYGTDWLREERPYRALFEGPGHQGQRADDAVRQVFERDGLGTGILMERTRERRPTWDRLIGQSGRRVQLAGALRTCLGSGAAAYLARLTGSGELYNLLRCVESLTGEPLGEALWRGLDPERCGFAPAGPDGRGAGRPAARGPELPLHLEAALYLLAERLAWSAAAGADAGATGTDLADSLGATLDFAWRALGEALDAPPPAGLWPGPRGEGVDEAGLRADGARLYCAYLGGLARLEEAHPGETAGRARLTDLLADLAAALEGGPAPATAAAPGVRAGFLAECRIMAALLRTLERAPAAALLEQRLRQDWSRLPASVKDLLRTRCLDPGGRVLSALAAAPDAAAVLAIADRYAQRPDLVAAALAALALRHRRRAPAAGAAPTPVPDLAVIGRQLIRLHRRLVPAASDSAPVPSDPLPPLIPPPGPEPADNPLAADLIADPGFIDRLGAVLAVGEAARRSVRERVDAMGRIDLEGLALGPHLPATRIMDEIRLRAGAGATGG from the coding sequence ATGGCTGATCAAGGGCCGGACGCAATCGACTGCACGGCGGCGCAGGGCTGGGACGGCATCGCCGCGGCCCTCGCCCGCGCCGCCGCGCGCGTCGGGGCCGCACCCGGCGCGGGCGCGCTGGTCCGCCTGGGGGCGGGGGACTACCGGGGCACCACGCCGCTCGCGGTCCCGGCCGGCGTGACCCTGGCCGGGGACCCGGGGGCGCGCCTGATCTGGGCCGGGGCGGGGTCGGCCCTGACTCTGACGGGGGTTGCCGGGGCCGGGGTGGAGGGGCTGGCGATCGAGGTCGAGGCGGGGCTGCATCCCGAACCGGCGCCCGAGCGGAGCGACGAGGCCCTGATCCTGCTCGTGGACTGCACCGGGGTGCGGGTGATCGGCTGCACCCTGAGCGGCGGCGGGGACCACTTCCACGGCGTCCTGGCCCGCCGCTCCCAGGGGGTGCGCGTCGCGGACTGCCGGGTGTCCGGGTGTCGCAACGGCATCCTCTTCGACTCGTCCCGGGGCCGCGTCGCGGGCAATGACTGCTGGGGGAATTGCCGTTCGGGCATCGGCCTTTGGCGCGACCGCGAGTCCCCGGACGAGCCGAGCGAGGCGGACCTGATGGCCAACCGCTGCCACGACAACCACCAGAGTGGCATCGGCTTTTTCTCCTCCCAGGGCCGTGCCGAGGGCAACGACTGCTGGGGGAATGGCTACTCCGGCATCCACATTGAGCGCGACCCGAAGTCCCTGGATGAGCCGAGCGAGGCGGACCTGACGGCCAACCGCTGCCACGACAACCAGACCTCCGGTATCAACTTTTCTTCCTCCCAGGGCCGCGCCGAGGGCAACGACTGCTGGGGGAATGGCCTCTTCGGCATCTGCCTTCAGCGCGGCCAGAACTCGACGGACGAGCCGAGCAAGGCGGACCTGACGGCTAACCGCTGCCACCACAATCAGCAAAACGGTATCGTTTTTCTCTCCTCCCACGGCCGCGCCGAGGGCAACGACTGCTGGGGGAATGGCCGCTCCGGCATCGTTCTTCAGCGCGACTCGGACTCCCCGAACGAGCCGAGCAAGGCGGACCTGACGGCCAACCGCTGCCACCACAACCAGGAGCACGGCATCAAGTTTGTCTCCTACCATGGCTGCGTTACGGGCAACGACTGCTGGTCCAACGGCGGCTCCGGCATCGCCCTTCGGCGCATGGACGACTCCTCGCCCCCAAGCGAAGCCGACCTGACCGACAACCACTGCGACCACAACCTGGAATCCGGCATCGCCTTCCTGGCCGCGAACGGTCGCTGCGACGGCAATCGCTGCTGGGGCAACCGGGGCGGCGACGGGATCGCCCGGCCGCGTTGGGACGCCTGGAACTTCTTCCGCCCGGTGGGAGACTCCGCGCTCACGGAGGTCCGCCATGACACCGAAGCGCCCGACCCGGCGGAGTCGGCGGCCCGGCGCCGCGGCAAGCGGCTGGACCTGGCCCTGGTGGAGACCCTGGCCGCCCTGGCGGAGGCGCCCGCCGGGCCGCACGGCGGCGGGGACCCGGAGGCCCTGGCCGACTTTCTGATGAGCGGCTGCGCCGACTGCTTCACCCGCTTCTGGTTCGGCCCCCGGCCCCCGGCACCGGCCGCCGCCGCGTCCGCGCCCGAAACCGATCCGGCCGATGCGGTGTCCACGGGCGAGGCGGGGGCGACTGAGGCCCAGGTCTATCGGCTCGACCGGGTGCCCGAGCGGCCGGACGACCACCGGATCGAGTTGCGGCGGCTCTCCGCCCTGCCGCCGGGGCCCGCCGACGGGGCGGCGGACCTGCCGCTGACCGTCCCGGTCAGTCTGCCGCTGTCGCTCTTTTTCGCCGCCTTGGTCCGTGCCTGGCTGGCGGGGGCGGCCCCCTGCTGGTCGCTGGCCCTGGTCTGCGCGGACGCCGCCGCGCTGGAGTCGGATCTGGCCAGGCTGCGTTGCTCGGCCCCGGCGCGCCTGCACACCCTGACCCAGAGATGGCGGCAGGAGCGGCCGGACCCGCCCACCAAGGGCCGCTGCCGTGCGCCGCGTCTGAGCCTGCTGGAACTGGACGGGACCGGCCGGACGGGTGAGGGGCTGCGTGCTCGCCTGGAGACGGCTATGCTCGCCCCCAGGCAGCCCTGGCCCCCGGCGGAGGAGGGCGGCGCGCTACGGCAGGGGCTGCGGTGGGTCGGCACCCTGGCGGGGGCGCTGGTCCGGCCGCTCACCGGTCTGGGCGGGCCGCGTGGGGCCGAGCAGTGGCGCGAGATCTGGTGGCTGCCGGCGGGCACGGCCCTGGGTCTCCTGCTGCTGGCCCTGGGGCTCGGCGCCCTGCTGGTCTGGACCCTGGCCGACCAGACCGGCGTCGATGCCTTGGGTATCCTGCGCGACGGCAAGGGACCAGCGGCGTCCTGGCCCGGGCTGGCTTTGAGCGGGATGCCGGGACGGTTGGACGCCCTGGCCGGGGCCCTGTGGGCGGGCTGGCGCGAACTCGACCCGTGGCTGCAGGGCGGAGGGCTTCTCATGCTCGTCCTCGCCATTTGGGCCTGGTTAGAGGCGCTCAACCGCTTCCTGCCGCACGAATTGCGGCTGCGCCTCCTGGGCTCTAAGGCCATTGCAGACTGGGCCTGGGATGAGCTGCAGAACTACTCCTTCGGCCTGCTTCGGCGGCTGGTGGGGAGCCCCGTGGGCCGCCGCCTGGGTGCCTTCCTTGACCGTCTGGAGCAGGCCGCCGGCCGGCGCTGGCTGCGGCACCGGCTCTTCGGCGGCCCCTGGGGGCGCCCGGATTTGGCGCTGCTGGTGCTGCGCGGTCAGGGCGCCCTGGATGCGGCGGACCTGGACTGGGTGCGGGCCCTGCCCGGCCTGCGGCGGCGCGGTCAGGGCCTCCTGGTGCTGACCCAGGTGGGCGACCTCTCCAGCCTGCCCGCCGCCTGGCTGTGCCAGGTCCTGGGCGAGGCCGCGGCGCCCGGTGCGGCCTCCCCCTGGGACCGCGCCCTGGTGGCGCAGGACACCGCCTCGGCGGCGATCTTCCCGCCCCCGGTCGTTGTTGCGCACCCGGATGCGCCGCGGGACTCCCCGGCGCCGGACGCCGGACAGCCGGGCGGGGACCAGAAAACACTGGACCAGTTGGTCGAGGTCCTGGGGTATGCCGGCAACAAGGACCCCGACGGTTTGGCCAACACCCTGGCGGACACCGGCTGGACGCCCCTGAACCTGCTCCCGGTTCTGGTGGTTGGCTCGACCCCGGCGGTGCAGTTGATCCTGACCCGCAAGGCGGTGGCCTTCTGGAACCAATATGGTACCGATTGGCTGCGGGAGGAACGTCCCTACCGCGCCCTCTTCGAGGGGCCCGGGCACCAGGGGCAGCGTGCCGACGACGCGGTGCGCCAGGTCTTTGAGCGCGATGGTCTGGGCACCGGCATCCTGATGGAGCGCACCCGCGAGCGGCGTCCTACCTGGGATCGGCTGATCGGTCAGTCCGGCCGGCGCGTCCAGTTGGCGGGGGCCCTGCGTACCTGCTTGGGTTCGGGGGCGGCGGCCTATCTGGCGCGCCTGACGGGCAGCGGGGAACTCTATAACCTGCTGCGCTGCGTCGAGTCCCTGACCGGCGAACCGCTCGGGGAGGCGCTGTGGCGGGGTCTGGACCCGGAGCGGTGCGGTTTCGCCCCCGCGGGTCCGGACGGACGCGGCGCCGGGCGGCCCGCGGCGCGCGGCCCGGAATTGCCGCTGCACCTGGAGGCGGCCCTCTATCTACTCGCGGAGCGCCTGGCCTGGAGCGCCGCCGCCGGGGCCGACGCCGGGGCCACGGGCACCGACCTGGCCGACAGCCTGGGCGCGACCCTGGATTTCGCCTGGCGGGCCCTGGGCGAGGCCCTGGACGCGCCGCCGCCGGCCGGGCTCTGGCCCGGTCCGCGCGGTGAGGGGGTGGATGAGGCCGGGTTGCGGGCCGACGGCGCCCGGCTCTATTGCGCCTACCTTGGCGGGCTGGCGCGGCTGGAGGAGGCGCACCCGGGCGAAACCGCCGGGCGGGCGCGCCTCACCGACCTGCTCGCCGACCTGGCGGCGGCCCTGGAGGGCGGGCCTGCCCCGGCGACGGCCGCGGCGCCGGGCGTGCGTGCGGGGTTCCTCGCCGAGTGCCGGATCATGGCGGCGCTCCTGAGGACCCTGGAGCGCGCCCCCGCCGCCGCCCTCCTGGAGCAGCGCCTGCGCCAGGACTGGTCACGGCTGCCCGCGTCCGTCAAGGACCTGCTGCGCACCCGCTGCCTGGACCCCGGCGGCCGGGTCCTGTCCGCCCTGGCCGCGGCACCCGATGCGGCGGCGGTGCTCGCCATCGCCGACCGCTATGCCCAGCGGCCCGACCTGGTGGCGGCGGCCCTCGCCGCCCTGGCGCTGCGGCACCGCCGCCGGGCGCCGGCGGCGGGCGCCGCGCCGACGCCGGTCCCGGACCTGGCGGTCATCGGGCGCCAACTCATCCGGCTGCACCGTCGCCTGGTCCCGGCCGCATCGGACTCCGCGCCCGTCCCGTCGGACCCGCTGCCGCCCCTCATCCCGCCGCCCGGACCCGAACCCGCGGACAACCCCCTGGCCGCCGACCTGATCGCGGACCCGGGGTTCATCGACCGCCTGGGGGCCGTGCTGGCGGTCGGCGAGGCGGCGCGGCGTTCGGTACGGGAGCGGGTGGACGCCATGGGCCGGATCGACCTGGAGGGCCTGGCCCTGGGGCCGCACCTGCCGGCGACCCGTATCATGGACGAGATCCGGTTGCGGGCGGGAGCGGGTGCGACGGGTGGCTGA
- a CDS encoding DUF1778 domain-containing protein, producing MPTVQEPAAKRQTLNLRIKPEERELIDRAARASGKNRTEFILDATRRAAEDALLDQALLRVGAEAFAAFQARLDAPPQPNERLCKTMQSVPPWETP from the coding sequence ATGCCGACAGTCCAAGAACCAGCCGCCAAGCGCCAGACGCTCAACCTGCGCATCAAACCCGAGGAACGCGAGCTGATCGATCGCGCCGCCCGTGCCAGCGGTAAGAACCGCACCGAGTTCATCCTCGATGCCACCCGCCGGGCCGCCGAGGACGCGCTGCTCGACCAGGCCCTGCTGCGCGTCGGAGCCGAGGCCTTCGCCGCCTTCCAGGCACGGCTCGATGCCCCACCGCAACCCAATGAACGACTGTGCAAGACCATGCAGAGTGTGCCGCCATGGGAGACGCCGTGA
- a CDS encoding GNAT family N-acetyltransferase, which produces MGDAVTLGAPQPLAAIHDCTGFAMPEPIPVVVLARLAVHCSWQGNGLGRALMQDAGQRIVGAADSIGIRGVLVQALDDAAKGFYERLGFDPSPLDPMALMITLGDLRASLAGRVRSA; this is translated from the coding sequence ATGGGAGACGCCGTGACGCTCGGCGCGCCGCAACCGCTGGCCGCCATACATGACTGCACCGGGTTCGCTATGCCCGAGCCGATCCCGGTGGTCGTGCTGGCCCGTCTGGCCGTCCACTGTTCCTGGCAGGGAAATGGGCTCGGCCGGGCCCTGATGCAGGATGCCGGACAGCGGATTGTCGGCGCCGCGGACAGCATCGGCATCCGTGGCGTGCTCGTGCAGGCCCTCGACGATGCCGCCAAGGGGTTCTATGAGCGCCTTGGCTTCGACCCCTCACCGCTCGACCCGATGGCACTGATGATCACCCTGGGCGACCTTAGGGCAAGTCTCGCCGGTCGCGTTCGGTCAGCGTGA